Proteins found in one Nitrospirota bacterium genomic segment:
- a CDS encoding glycine C-acetyltransferase — protein MPTRFKEYLQSELNIIREAGLFKEERILSSPQGISIQAGGKRVINMCANNYLGLSNHPEIVAAGKAALDRWGYGMSSVRFICGTQAVHRELEQRLSQFLGSEDTILYTSCFDANTGLFETLLDERDAILSDELNHASIIDGIRLCKAKRIRFRHIDMNDLELGLKDAADSRFRMIATDGVFSMDGDVAPLSDICILADQYDAIVMVDDSHATGFLGPNGKGSIEHCGVEGKVDIITSTLGKAMGGACGGFTGSTKEVVELLRQRSRPYLFSNTLPPIIAAGTLEGLNIIEGGSGLRRKLMDNTVYFRKGLRDMGFSIKEGVHPIIPVILGDAKLAASMASLLFAGGIYVVGFSYPVVPRGQARIRVQISAAHSKDDLDVALEQFRNSGKSLHII, from the coding sequence ATGCCTACAAGATTTAAAGAATATCTGCAAAGTGAACTCAATATCATCAGAGAGGCGGGCCTGTTCAAAGAAGAACGCATCCTTTCTTCCCCTCAGGGTATCTCCATCCAGGCCGGGGGTAAACGGGTCATTAACATGTGTGCAAATAATTACCTTGGCCTCTCAAACCACCCTGAAATAGTCGCAGCCGGAAAAGCCGCCCTGGACAGATGGGGTTACGGAATGTCGTCTGTCCGTTTCATCTGCGGGACGCAGGCTGTTCACAGGGAACTTGAGCAGAGGCTCTCTCAATTTCTCGGGTCTGAAGATACAATCCTATATACATCCTGCTTTGATGCCAACACAGGATTATTTGAAACACTGCTGGATGAACGGGATGCAATATTAAGCGATGAATTAAATCACGCATCTATTATAGACGGAATCAGACTGTGCAAGGCAAAGCGGATTCGCTTCAGACACATAGATATGAATGACCTTGAACTTGGATTAAAAGATGCCGCTGATTCCAGATTCCGCATGATTGCTACTGACGGAGTCTTTTCTATGGACGGAGATGTAGCACCCTTGAGTGACATTTGCATCCTGGCAGATCAATATGATGCCATTGTAATGGTGGATGATTCCCATGCAACAGGTTTTTTGGGTCCTAATGGAAAGGGTTCAATAGAACATTGTGGTGTAGAGGGTAAGGTAGATATTATAACAAGCACACTTGGAAAGGCTATGGGGGGGGCTTGCGGAGGGTTTACAGGCAGCACGAAAGAGGTTGTCGAACTCCTGCGCCAGAGATCACGGCCCTACCTGTTTTCAAATACACTTCCACCAATAATTGCGGCAGGAACTTTGGAAGGACTTAATATAATAGAGGGGGGATCGGGGCTTCGCCGTAAACTTATGGATAATACAGTTTATTTCAGGAAGGGATTAAGGGACATGGGATTCAGTATAAAAGAAGGAGTGCATCCAATAATTCCTGTCATACTTGGAGATGCAAAACTTGCAGCCAGCATGGCATCATTACTTTTTGCAGGAGGGATATACGTAGTCGGATTCAGTTATCCTGTGGTACCCAGGGGACAGGCTCGCATACGGGTTCAGATCTCTGCAGCACATTCAAAAGATGACCTCGATGTTGCACTGGAACAATTCAGGAACTCGGGAAAGTCCCTGCACATAATTTAG
- the tdh gene encoding L-threonine 3-dehydrogenase, whose product MTEKMKAIIKFGPNPGLEMADVSIPAVRDDEVLIKTKAVSVCGTDLHIYKWNEWAQMRINRLPLILGHEFAGEVAEVGRSVKNVSAGDYVSADSHVVCGKCLQCRIGQQHICSNLEILGVDRDGCFAEYAAIPARGVWKNDPDVLPEFASVQDPLGNAVYCTLVEPVAGKSVLIVGDGPTGLFAAGIARVSGASWIGLIGHHPSRMDTARKMGADSIFHGDDDVLEHRIMDITNGNGTDVVLEMSGSEKGLKQGLRLLRKGGRISLFGLFPAAVQINLTNQIIFKGITMYGINGRIIFDTWERMHNLLKSGRLDISPVITHKLAFDDYEKAFALLMERPKKAVKVVMMM is encoded by the coding sequence TTGACTGAGAAAATGAAGGCCATAATCAAGTTTGGACCTAATCCCGGTCTTGAGATGGCAGATGTAAGTATCCCCGCTGTAAGAGATGATGAGGTACTCATAAAGACAAAAGCGGTGTCTGTCTGCGGCACTGACCTCCATATCTATAAATGGAACGAATGGGCGCAAATGCGGATTAACAGGCTGCCGCTTATCCTGGGACATGAGTTTGCAGGTGAGGTAGCAGAGGTCGGGCGGTCCGTTAAGAATGTCTCAGCCGGTGACTATGTGTCGGCAGACAGCCACGTTGTATGCGGCAAATGCCTCCAGTGCAGAATAGGACAGCAGCATATCTGCAGTAACCTTGAGATACTTGGTGTGGACAGGGATGGTTGTTTTGCGGAGTATGCAGCCATACCTGCACGGGGGGTATGGAAAAATGACCCTGATGTACTTCCTGAATTTGCATCAGTGCAGGACCCGTTGGGAAATGCCGTATATTGTACACTTGTTGAACCTGTAGCAGGAAAATCAGTATTAATAGTTGGCGACGGGCCAACAGGGCTTTTTGCTGCAGGTATTGCGCGGGTTTCAGGTGCAAGCTGGATCGGACTAATCGGCCATCATCCATCACGCATGGATACAGCCAGAAAGATGGGGGCTGACTCTATTTTCCATGGAGATGACGATGTCCTGGAACACAGGATTATGGATATAACAAATGGAAATGGTACAGATGTCGTACTTGAGATGTCAGGGAGTGAAAAGGGGCTGAAACAGGGTTTGAGACTCTTGAGAAAAGGGGGACGGATCTCTTTGTTTGGGCTTTTTCCAGCAGCGGTACAGATAAACCTTACAAATCAGATAATATTCAAGGGGATTACCATGTATGGTATAAATGGGCGTATAATCTTTGATACATGGGAGCGGATGCACAATCTGTTAAAGTCAGGCAGGCTTGATATATCTCCGGTGATAACTCATAAACTCGCATTTGATGACTATGAAAAGGCGTTTGCGCTGCTGATGGAAAGACCTAAAAAAGCAGTGAAGGTAGTGATGATGATGTAG